The Streptomyces spororaveus genome includes a region encoding these proteins:
- the fabG gene encoding 3-oxoacyl-ACP reductase FabG: MSTTEQRVAIVTGGARGIGAATAVRLAAEGRAVAVLDLDEAACKDTVEAITAAGGKALAVGCDVSDGAQVEAAVARVASELGAPTILVNNAGVLRDNLLFKMTETDWDTVMNVHLRGAFLMSKACQKYMVEAKFGRIVNLSSSSALGNRGQVNYSAAKAGLQGFTKTLAIELGKFGVTANAVAPGFIVTEMTAQTAARVGMGFEDFQAAAATQIPVQRVGRPDDIANAIAFFTGEAAGFVSGQVMYVAGGPLS, translated from the coding sequence ATGTCCACCACCGAGCAGCGCGTCGCGATCGTGACCGGAGGGGCCCGGGGCATCGGCGCGGCCACCGCCGTACGCCTGGCCGCCGAGGGCCGGGCCGTCGCCGTACTCGACCTCGACGAGGCGGCCTGCAAGGACACCGTGGAGGCCATCACGGCGGCCGGCGGCAAGGCCCTCGCGGTCGGCTGCGACGTCTCCGACGGCGCGCAGGTGGAGGCGGCCGTCGCGCGCGTCGCGAGCGAGCTCGGCGCCCCGACGATCCTGGTCAACAACGCGGGTGTGCTGCGCGACAACCTGCTGTTCAAGATGACCGAGACCGACTGGGACACCGTCATGAACGTGCACCTGCGCGGTGCCTTCCTGATGTCCAAGGCCTGTCAGAAGTACATGGTGGAGGCCAAGTTCGGCCGCATCGTGAACCTCTCCAGCAGCTCGGCACTCGGCAACCGCGGCCAGGTCAACTACTCCGCCGCCAAGGCCGGTCTGCAGGGCTTCACGAAGACCCTGGCCATCGAGCTCGGCAAGTTCGGCGTCACCGCCAACGCCGTAGCCCCCGGCTTCATCGTCACCGAGATGACCGCCCAGACGGCCGCCCGCGTCGGTATGGGCTTCGAGGACTTCCAGGCGGCCGCCGCCACCCAGATCCCGGTCCAGCGCGTCGGCCGTCCGGACGACATCGCCAACGCCATCGCCTTCTTCACGGGGGAGGCCGCGGGCTTCGTCTCCGGTCAGGTCATGTACGTGGCCGGCGGCCCGCTCAGCTGA
- a CDS encoding SDR family oxidoreductase, translating into MTYSGSDSGKVALITGASRGIGYGIAEALVARGDRVCITGRNEETLKEAVERLGADRVIGVAGKAHDEAHQALAVERTMEAFGRVDFLVNNAGTNPVFGPMADLDLGVARKVFETNVISALGFAQRTWHAWQKGNGGAIVNIASIAGVSASPFIGAYGMSKAAMVNLTLQLAHEMAPGVRVNAIAPAVVKTKFAQALYEGREQEAAAAYPLGRLGLPEDIGGAAAFLTSAQAEWITGQTLVVDGGMFLNAGVH; encoded by the coding sequence ATGACGTACAGCGGTAGCGACAGCGGCAAGGTCGCACTGATCACCGGGGCGAGCCGGGGCATCGGCTACGGCATCGCCGAGGCGCTGGTCGCCCGCGGCGACCGGGTCTGCATCACCGGCCGCAACGAGGAGACCCTCAAGGAGGCCGTCGAGCGGCTCGGCGCGGACCGGGTGATCGGTGTCGCGGGGAAGGCGCACGACGAGGCCCACCAGGCCCTCGCCGTGGAGCGCACGATGGAAGCCTTCGGCCGCGTCGACTTCCTGGTGAACAACGCGGGCACCAATCCCGTCTTCGGGCCGATGGCGGACCTGGACCTCGGGGTCGCGCGGAAGGTCTTCGAGACCAATGTGATCTCGGCGCTCGGCTTCGCCCAGCGGACCTGGCACGCCTGGCAGAAGGGCAACGGCGGCGCGATCGTGAACATCGCCTCCATCGCCGGGGTCTCCGCCTCGCCCTTCATCGGCGCGTACGGGATGAGCAAGGCCGCCATGGTCAACCTCACCCTCCAGCTCGCCCATGAGATGGCGCCCGGGGTCCGGGTCAACGCGATCGCCCCCGCGGTGGTCAAGACGAAGTTCGCGCAGGCGCTCTACGAGGGCCGGGAGCAGGAGGCGGCGGCGGCCTACCCGCTCGGCCGGCTCGGGCTGCCGGAGGACATCGGCGGGGCAGCGGCGTTCCTCACATCTGCACAAGCGGAATGGATCACTGGGCAAACTCTCGTCGTCGACGGAGGAATGTTCCTCAATGCCGGGGTCCACTGA
- a CDS encoding ABC transporter substrate-binding protein, with the protein MFNRTRCLQITAALASISLLAGCGLLSEDDGDGKKRIVVGTTSAPSTLDPAAAWDGSWELYRNVYQTLLAFPTGSSKPQPDAAQGCEFTDAASQAYRCTLRKGLKFSNGEPLDAAAVKYSLDRIKTIGSNVGPKGLFGTLDKIETPDPLTVVFHLNTSDATFPYVLGSPAASLVAPKDYPADKVREGDKITGSGPYVLDSYKDGAEAVLNKNPNYTGFAKRANDGVTIRYFADSPKMVAALKAKEVDATYRGLSAAEITDLQTPASHDAGVQVVENVGAEIRYLVFNPKDPAVAKLPVRQAIAQIVDRGALVSKVYQGTAEPLYSMVPKGVVGHKTPYYDKYGAADVAKARKILRDAGITQPVDLTFWYTTDRYGSSTADEFTELKRQLDESQLFRITLRSQPWKTFQTGYKTGEYPIFGRGWFPDFPDPDNFIAPFVGKENAVGTPYEPNEILTDLLPKTRREGDRSAGVQEFERAQQIFAEDVRLLPLWQGKLYVAAREDIAGAERALDPQTVMQMWEFYRKTSW; encoded by the coding sequence GTGTTCAACCGGACCAGATGCCTGCAGATCACTGCGGCCCTTGCGTCCATATCCCTGCTCGCCGGATGCGGCCTGCTGTCGGAGGACGACGGCGACGGAAAGAAGAGGATCGTCGTCGGTACCACGAGCGCACCGAGCACCCTCGATCCCGCGGCCGCGTGGGACGGTTCCTGGGAGCTGTACCGGAACGTCTACCAGACCCTGCTGGCCTTCCCGACGGGATCCAGCAAGCCCCAGCCCGACGCGGCCCAGGGCTGCGAGTTCACGGACGCGGCGAGCCAGGCCTACCGGTGCACCCTGCGCAAGGGCCTGAAGTTCTCCAACGGTGAGCCCCTCGACGCCGCGGCGGTCAAGTACTCCCTCGACCGGATCAAGACCATCGGCTCCAACGTCGGCCCCAAGGGTCTCTTCGGCACCCTCGACAAGATCGAGACGCCGGACCCGCTGACGGTCGTCTTCCACCTGAACACCTCGGACGCCACCTTCCCGTACGTCCTCGGCTCGCCCGCCGCCTCGCTCGTCGCGCCCAAGGACTACCCGGCCGACAAGGTCCGCGAGGGCGACAAGATCACCGGCTCCGGCCCGTACGTGCTCGACTCGTACAAGGACGGCGCCGAGGCGGTCCTCAACAAGAACCCGAACTACACCGGCTTCGCCAAGCGGGCCAACGACGGGGTGACCATCCGCTACTTCGCGGACTCCCCGAAGATGGTCGCCGCGCTGAAGGCGAAGGAGGTCGACGCCACCTACCGAGGCCTGTCGGCCGCCGAGATCACGGACCTGCAGACCCCCGCCTCGCACGACGCGGGCGTCCAGGTCGTCGAGAACGTCGGCGCCGAGATCCGCTACCTGGTCTTCAACCCCAAGGACCCGGCCGTCGCCAAGCTCCCGGTCCGCCAGGCCATCGCCCAGATCGTCGACCGGGGCGCCCTCGTCTCCAAGGTCTACCAGGGCACCGCCGAGCCGCTCTACTCGATGGTCCCGAAGGGGGTCGTCGGCCACAAGACGCCGTACTACGACAAGTACGGCGCCGCGGACGTCGCCAAGGCCAGGAAGATCCTCAGGGACGCCGGGATCACCCAGCCGGTCGACCTGACCTTCTGGTACACCACCGACCGCTACGGCTCCTCCACCGCCGACGAGTTCACCGAGCTCAAGCGGCAGCTGGACGAGAGCCAGCTCTTCCGGATCACTCTGCGCAGCCAGCCCTGGAAGACCTTCCAGACCGGCTACAAGACCGGTGAGTACCCGATCTTCGGCCGTGGCTGGTTCCCCGACTTCCCGGACCCGGACAACTTCATCGCGCCGTTCGTCGGCAAGGAGAACGCGGTCGGCACCCCGTACGAGCCCAACGAGATCCTGACCGACCTGCTGCCCAAGACCCGCCGCGAGGGCGACCGCTCGGCCGGTGTCCAGGAGTTCGAGCGGGCCCAGCAGATCTTCGCCGAGGACGTCCGGCTGCTGCCCCTGTGGCAGGGCAAGCTGTACGTCGCGGCGCGCGAGGACATCGCGGGCGCCGAGCGGGCGCTGGACCCGCAGACCGTCATGCAGATGTGGGAGTTCTACCGCAAGACCAGC